Proteins co-encoded in one Epinephelus moara isolate mb chromosome 13, YSFRI_EMoa_1.0, whole genome shotgun sequence genomic window:
- the LOC126399608 gene encoding histone-lysine N-methyltransferase PRDM9-like → MSGRSSGVEWVETTEEVVITEECLPSEDSTPAVIPVLEPAETPIQKLLDTVGHGDNPEADGGFYCEECLTLFQDQNDPTNINGPSFILDFPTSTGLPQRALLTLPYGLMIGRSSIPSAGVGVINYGPIVSPGMHFGPYEGEVTTRENAMESDFSWEIYKEKDEYEYIDGARESHSNWMRYINCARNKDEANLLVVQYKGSILFHCCRSIHPGDELMVWPSSKLLDHFSEAWTQVWILKLNATESKATAASQIFLCSHCQLSFTTESFLQRHTECFHIQPEGDGTTPAAETAEPENPPSSADSGDPAASLVVLAVDPVESKTCGDCGKTFKQIPHLRRHKLCVHSNRRPYCCPHCRRSFSQASGLIRHQLVHRKQAAMKETNSVSNQNKDISEKEESLTQISELLNTADPAVTEETKDMTESDDVQEPMNVTETEDAAAGEAETSQFICSDCGKSFTNDASLKKHKAYVHQRLRPYVCTVCHKCFGQYNDLTRHLRHHQKHGKTGEKLNEALKEPTNMPFSCAECSLTFPSVEAVQQHITEHHSEETTVDNQEADPVLCGDQSNDPDYSPQPSMAETVESAQKRQRPQRVGAGSKISAITKLIAPKRRAAICKKPLRSSTEPEAPAVRNAKFKKYKWFSCKRCKRTYGNPDDLKVHKCTSKQLECGQCGATFSKSGFLKRHEQMVHVNAKSCSCERCGKVFTTSGNLKKHQKSNTCMKYHCTSEPFPCSYCQFSFTMKSYLIKHIKRHHPVEYLSHCDSDSLVDQLEEEEEEGAKEYVCPHCGKTCANAKSLKAHACFQQVKVLYLCTDCGKGFTNHYGLKQHQRIHTGEKPYSCPHCSKSFSYTGQLNVHLRTHTGEKPYLCTHCGESFRQSGDLKRHERKHTGVRPYSCPECCKSFSRPQSLKAHQMLHLGQRMFKCTQCGKSFSRNYHLRRHHQKMHL, encoded by the exons ATTGTGAGGAGTGTCTGACTCTCTTCCAGGACCAGAATGACCCCACTAACATTAACGGCCCGTCTTTTATCCTCGACTTTCCAACGAGCACGGGTCTCCCCCAGAGGGCTCTCCTCACTCTGCCCTACGGCCTGATGATAGGCAGGTCCAGTATTCCCAGTGCAGGCGTTGGGGTCATAAACTACGGCCCGATAGTGTCTCCAGGGATGCATTTTGGACCATATGAGGGGGAAGTGACAACAAGGGAAAACGCCATGGAAAGTGACTTCTCCTGGGAG ATTTACAAAGAAAAAGATGAGTATGAGTACATTGATGGTGCCAGAGAATCGCACTCAAACTGGATGAG GTACATAAACTGTGCTCGTAACAAAGACGAGGCGAACCTGCTGGTGGTCCAGTACAAAGGTAGCATCCTTTTCCATTGCTGTCGCAGCATCCACCCTGGAGACGAGCTCATGGTTTGGCCCAGCAGCAAACTTCTCGACCATTTTAGTGAAGCTTGGACCCAGGTGTGGATTTTGAAGCTGAATGCAACAG AGAGTAAAGCAACTGCAGCATCTCAGATCTTCCTGTGCTCCCACTGTCAGCTGTCCTTCACCACAGAGTCCTTCCTGCAGCGTCACACAGAATGCTTCCACATCCAGCCTGAAGGCGACGGCACAACACCAGCTGCTGAGACAGCTGAACCTGAAAATCCTCCTTCCAGTGCTGACTCAGGTGACCCTGCAGCATCCCTGGTGGTGTTAGCCGTTGATCCCGTCgagtccaaaacatgtggtgaTTGCGGGAAGACTTTCAAGCAAATACCTCACCTCAGGAGGCACAAGCTTTGCGTCCACTCAAACAGACGTCCCTACTGCTGCCCACACtgcaggagaagttttagcCAGGCGTCTGGATTAATCAGACATCAGCTAGTTCACAGAAAGCAAGCTGCGATGAAAGAGACGAACAGTGTTTCTAATCAGAACAAAGACATCAGTGAGAAGGAGGAGAGCCTGACACAGATATCTGAACTTTTAAAcacagcagatccagctgtTACTGAGGAAACAAAGGACATGACTGAGAGTGACGATGTACAAGAACCTATGAATGTAACTGAGACTGAGGATGCTGCTGCAGGAGAGGCAGAAACATCCCAGTTCATTTGTTCAGACTGTGGCAAGAGCTTCACAAACGATGCCTCTCTGAAAAAGCATAAGGCGTATGTCCATCAGAGGTTACGTCCGTACGTCTGCACTGTGTGTCACAAGTGTTTTGGCCAGTACAACGACCTGACCAGGCACCTGCGGCACCACCAGAAACATGGCAAGACGGGAGAAAAACTCAATGAGGCTCTGAAGGAACCTACCAACATGCCCTTTAGCTGTGCTGAGTGTTCACTTACGTTTCCTTCAGTGGAGGCTGTTCAGCAGCACATAACTGAGCATCACTCAGAGGAGACAACAGTGGACAATCAGGAAGCCGATCCAGTGCTCTGTGGTGATCAGAGCAATGATCCAGATTACAGTCCACAACCCTCGATGGCTGAAACAGTTGAATCTGCTCAAAAACGTCAAAGGCCTCAGCGGGTTGGCGCTGGATCTAAAATTTCTGCCATAACCAAGCTCATAGCTCCAAAACGCAGGGCAGCCATCTGCAAGAAGCCGCTTAGGAGCTCCACTGAACCGGAGGCGCCCGCAGTCAGAAACGCCAAgttcaaaaaatacaaatggtTCAGCTGTAAACGCTGTAAACGAACATACGGAAACCCAGACGATCTCAAAGTACACAAGTGCACCTCGAAACAGCTGGAGTGTGGTCAGTGTGGGGCGACCTTTAGTAAGTCGGGCTTCCTGAAGAGACACGAGCAGATGGTGCATGTAAATGCAAAGTCTTGCAGCTGTGAGCGCTGCGGTAAAGTCTTCACTACATCTGGGAACCTGAAAAAGCATCAGAAGAGCAACACGTGCATGAAGTATCACTGCACGTCGGAGCCTTTCCCATGCTCGTACTGTCAGTTCTCCTTCACTATGAAGAGCTACCTTATTAAACACATCAAGAGACACCACCCGGTGGAGTATCTGTCACACTGTGATTCAGACAGCTTGGTGGATCAGctggaagaagaggaagaggagggggccaAAGAATATGTATGCCCCCACTGTGGGAAGACCTGTGCGAACGCTAAATCTTTAAAAGCTCACGCGTGCTTCCAGCAGGTGAAGGTGCTGTACTTGTGCACCGACTGCGGGAAGGGCTTCACGAACCACTACGGCCTCAAGCAGCATCAGCGCATTCACACGGGCGAGAAGCCGTACAGCTGCCCCCACTGCAGCAAAAGCTTCTCCTACACCGGCCAGCTCAACGTGCACCTCAGGACTCACACGGGTGAGAAGCCGTACCTGTGCACCCACTGTGGGGAGAGCTTCCGGCAGTCGGGAGACCTGAAGCGACACGAGAGGAAGCACACGGGGGTCAGGCCCTACAGCTGTCCCGAGTGCTGTAAAAGCTTCAGCCGGCCGCAGAGTCTGAAAGCTCACCAAATGCTTCACCTGGGACAGAGAATGTTCAAATGCACCCAGTGCGGCAAGAGCTTTTCCCGAAACTATCATCTTAGGAGACACCATCAGAAGATGCACTTGTAG